From Centroberyx gerrardi isolate f3 chromosome 15, fCenGer3.hap1.cur.20231027, whole genome shotgun sequence:
TTTTGGTCGTAGTTCCAGGCTTTCAGTGCATGTGAAGGATTATACAGGctcaaaacactgataatggactatgatgtttgagtgtgaatgaagctacagcatccccctcctcctcctccaccatctacacacacacatacagcaaaccacacacacacacacaacgcagagagagagcgataaagagagagataaactctCGTCCTCTCCGCAGCTCCAgcagtttctcctccagttcGACGGTCCAGTGGAACCGGGACTTGCGCTTCCCTGCCGGTATCGCCCATGTTTACGTGATTTTTTTACGACTTTATTCCGActtagggctggacgataattcaatattatcgtttatcgtctttcagtgggattatattgtgatgatatggtgattttgggatatcgagacgcagaattctgctgtctgaactgatgagaacaagcaaattttatttagaaactcagacaaaatgaagtatggcaggaatattatgtgaaaatttcagtttagtttgacatcacaccaaacattaccattcggttcaatatgatgaacattaatttgattatttaacgtgatttcgcttatgtgagccatatcgtgatatatatcgatatcgaaaaaaatccttatgattatcgtgatattgatttcaaccatatcgtccagccctattCTGACTAAAATCGAAATGAAATATCGTCTAGCGTAAGGTCAGCATTATTCACTTTTACAAATTATCAATCTAACATTGATTTAACCAGACAAGGTCAGTTAAGTTGAAATTCTACTCTGACATGGAACacaataattgattacatttacaatATACCATGTGCAACTATACTTCTTCTACCTGTGTGCTGAAGCGTCTGGACAGAGCTCCAGTGCACTTGCAGCTGATCCTAAAAGAGACggggacaggaggagaaagCTCTGGTTTGTCCCCGCCGGGTTCCCGTAGTGTCCCGTCTCGTCCTGCAGCGGTCTCCACTTTAATACCTGGAGAGGTGATCGGGACGACACAGTGGGGAGCAAAGCAAGGACGACAGAAATCACCAACAGAGATGAACAAGAGGAGATTAAAAACTGAGataactgaataaaaaaaacatattcctaTTATTACCATGTTCCACATTGTCTGCATCACCCGTCTTACTGCAGTTCCTCTCTGCACTGTGGTGTTGTCCTGGTCCACGGCCACGAAACTCCGCatccacccccctctcctcttcttcatcctcctcctcctcctctctctttctctctctctctgatgtctcACCTTTCTCTCCATTCTGCTTCTCACGACTAGACTCCCAAACCGCATCCCTcctctcgtcctcctcttcatcgccgtcgtccctctttctctttctctccgacGCCTGGGTTCCACTTTCTCCACCACCGCAGGTTTCTccgctcctctcttcctccctccgtctttccatccctctctctcttccgaccccgttctcttcctcctctccctttctcttcttttccgaCGCCTGCGTTTCATTTTGTCCGTTGCTCCATTGCTGCCTCCCATTCCCactttcctccccctcctttctctcaatccctctctcctcctcctcctctctgttcgtCCTCTTCCTCGTTGGTCCCGCAGCAGTGCTTGGTGTGCAGGCGGTAGTTCTTCTGCCGGCCAGCTCCCCCTGCAGGCGGCTCCATGTCATTACAGCGCTGGTCCACTCACTCCTATCACCCAGAAGCCTGGACTGCAGCACAGAGGCTGCCTTTGCTACAAAGACGGTCAGAGAAAATGCACAATACTAAAGTCAATACAAAAAGAGGGCTATTAGCGTAGGTATGAAGTGGTTATGTTTTTCCCTCTGAGATTTTTGTCATGGCAAGGTGGAAAGGTCATTGTTATGATACTGTGACTGTAAATTTGGAAAGTTCATCTGttctcatattttttattttaaaaactaaaaatgcTTGTCAAaggtagggatgcaccgatgccactttttcaatgccgacaccgattacgagtatgaaagtttaagtatcggccgatactgagtaccgatctgatccattacttttactgaacagtgcaggcttacttagtttggggtcaatggacaaaattattgagataaaatccttgtttttcccactgtttgagaaatacaggcttctatgtgccacaaatgcataaaatcaagacagtttgcttttatttcttacatgttactcatggctttcggtatcagattttagtcttgggtaaaatctccaataccgatattccattttagcctggtatcggcaccgataccgataccagtatcagtatcggtgcatccctagtgaAAAAAGAAGGTGCCTAACAAAGATTATGGTGGCAGGGTAACATGTGACGTTCCCCctagtgaaaaaagaaaaagaaaaagctattctattttattctagaAGAACCTTTTTTAGTATTACAGCCTGTCTACAATAGTTGCCACAGCATGTGAGCTCTCTGCAAAGTTGTCCTCAAAGTAACGCACATAaatgagaattaaaaaaaacgaataaaagaaaaacaggtgAGTAAAAGGAAGACAGTTAACTCGGTCCTTGGTGATCACTAGAGGACTTAAAGACAGTTTCATTTTGATAAAGGTGGAAACTGCCCATCAACTTCCCATGAAATAGACGGACCCGACTGTTTAAAGAAGGATTTCTAAGCTGCTGAAAGACAGATTGTACAAACAGGGATGCACGTCGTTATTAGAGAAGGTGTTTTGTACGATcggtgtgttttcatgtgtcagGTGGGCTACCTGGGCCGCTGTGGGCAGGTAACGTTACAGGTGAGTCTCGTCTCAACAGGAGGAAGAGTCTCTCCGCAGCCTTCAGCTCTCTGACTCTGTGTATCCCCGCAGAGCAGCTGAACAGCACTTTACCTGGGATCTGACACACCTAGACAAACAGCAGCgatgtcaacaacaacaaaaacggTCACAAGTTTGATTCCTGCTGCTTCCTATCATGTTgaagtttttgttttcattgtaagttgctccaGCTTGCAGTATCcaataaatgcctaaaatgtcaaTGAAGCAATAGTAAAATCGATCGTTCCATGGTCACAGGCATATTGTAAAGGCATTAAGACCCTGACCTTTGCATTCCTTCATTTTGGTTTCCTACAATTTTGGCGAACCAGGAACAGAAgtgtattctactgttgcactgatTGTAAATCCCTCTGGATTCAGCCTACAGCATCAGCTATATACCCAAAATCCTATACAGTCTGTCTATACAGTCCACATTTCTGTCTGTATCAAACTACTGTGTGCATCAACTTCCAAGTCCAATTCCTTGGCAGTGAAAATGTAAACAGCAATAACATTTCATTCTAATTCTGATTTTCAGTGACAGTAGGCATAGGCTATTTCTAATCAGCCaatattatcagtagtagttcTATATACAGGGACACAGTGGAGGTTAAACCCACCTACACTCAGTTTACTTgactttttaggctgacataaatctctCTGACATTCAAAGCCTGTAACACACTAAGAAGCATCAAAGGGATGTACTGTACAGTAAGTTATATAAAGAGAGGGTTTCCTCCATTAAGAGGGAAAGCAGAAATGAAAGAATgcatataattgatttttgttcatatggTTGGGATGCCTTGATGATAAGTGACGTGAGCTCATTATTTACCCCTCTTTTTATGATTTACCTTGACATCATTGTTCATGTAGCATCATATTGTGATATGATAATGACAGGTCTCACTGAGCAGTCTGTGGACCGTAAGTACAAAACAGGTTGACATGACGTCCGTTCGGCCACTGACGAACAGAATTAGTTGATAAATGACGAAAAGACCTAATTTAGCCTTAAAAACAACTTGTGATAACCATTAATGCAGTCATTGACTTGTTCCTCTAGATTATTTTGAATGATTTTTTGTGGCCTTATTTGGCCTCAAACACCTATTGCAATAAACAGATacttgttttgggtttttttgacAGATTTAATAGATTCTTAACAAAAAAGGTAAGAATTTAGAAATGTAAGATTTTACATGCTCACTCCACGAAGCAGCCTAAACTCGCTACTCATTTTCTAACCCGGTTCCGATATCCCTCCGCTGTGAAAAACAGTTCTACTTTTATGGTGATTGTGATAACGTATTTGGGACTTGTAGTAAGTAAACATTGCttcaaaaaaatgtttaaacttGTATGACTACTGACCACATGATTGTGCCTAATGTCAAAAAGACATTACTGCAGACACTCGGCTAACCGAAGTTAGaaacatggaagattttttactttattcaGACAGCACTAAACTTTTAATTTCTGGTTAGAAGCTGTTTTTAACATTTCTCTCTATTCTAAAGCGCACAGCTGACTGGTAAGACAGTGAAACGACAAGGGGAACAGCCGGTGTGACCGCCCGGTGGTTTAAAGAAGCTGACGGACATCAATCTGAATCAGAGCCGAAAAGCCACTCACATTTTCGGCTGCAAGCTTCGTCTTCACCTCCTGAACTAAGAAAAGCTCCATCCCGTTACCGGCGGTGCAGTAGTACCGAACTGAACTCCGCTCACCTCTCGGCTCAGTCATTATTGTAATATTATTTATTCAGTGATGACAAAACTCATATATCTGCCTGTGAAAGTGGAGGTTGGTCGTGTCGGTTCAGTGCGCCGCCATGTTGGCTTGTTTGTTTACACCGGAAAAGGAACTATTTAAACGGAACGATTTAATGCTGCGGCGAATATTCCGGGCCGGCAGGGGGCGCTGTGACACAGAGGAAAAGTCCCTGATACACTGTAAGCATGGCTTTATGGATGTTACAAATGGCAGCAATTTACATATTCATGGTAACATTTATCATAGTCTGGATGTATTAATGCGTCAGTGTTGCTCATACTTGTTAATATCGATTTGCTTTGTAATAATGGAGTGTGAATGTAACACAGCAGCATAAAGGCGACGAAAACAAGCCTTCATTTTGTGAGTCACTGGTGTTAAATACATGGATCGCACTGAGAACTGggcttctcttcatctgtctctgtcacacacacacacacacacacacacacacactttctcttaaTACCCAAAtgcacaggtgcacacacaagcagtattcaggcacacacacacacttttaataaGAAACTGCAAAATGCTCTTATGCACAAAAacttgcacgcacacatactacacacacatttaatacACTGCAAATGCagcaacgcacacacacacgtttaatacaaggaaagcacacacacacacacacactcctctgcaGCAGTGTATTTGCTGGAGGCGGGTCTGAACAGGTGTTCCTGCTAAGTGAGGAGGTAACCTGTAATAAACCCTGCAGCAGATATAAGTGCATCCACACAACTCACTTtatccctctgtcttctctctctccctctctctctctctctctctccattactCTTTCATCTCTTAGTTTCCAATgccatactctctctctttcgactgtctctctcatctcttgactgtctgtctctctcgtctctctctcatctccctctctgtttttttccattctctctctctctctctctctctctctctctctctctctctctctctctctttctctctctctctcatatctccgTCTTTTCACTCCCAAACATATTTAATCCCTTTATTCAATGAGCAGCATTACTCTTGTTGCTCTTCTTGCCATAATAAACCCCTGAAGCCCTGACAGGAGGGAGCGGCCGGCCACAGTGCAGCGCAGGCTCATAACAATGTGAAGAATTATGGTGAGAAATACATTTGATATTACAGTGAACATGGGTGTTACTTCACATTGTGGTCCTGGCACTAAAgctgccagggttagggcttctattcccactggagccacccatgctaaaaatcaATGTACCTCATTTatcagtgtttttgtaaaaaatgtgtgtatattttctctAACTGAACACATTTACAAACATTTCGGAAGCGCACTTTTCATTCGTATCCATGTGAATATGGTGATACTCTAAATACCAATCAGTCATAATTAGTAAGTGTAtacgca
This genomic window contains:
- the thumpd2 gene encoding U6 snRNA (guanine-N(2))-methyltransferase THUMPD2, with translation MTEPRGERSSVRYYCTAGNGMELFLVQEVKTKLAAENVCQIPGKVLFSCSAGIHRVRELKAAERLFLLLRRDSPVTLPAHSGPAKAASVLQSRLLGDRSEWTSAVMTWSRLQGELAGRRTTACTPSTAAGPTRKRTNREEEEERGIERKEGEESGNGRQQWSNGQNETQASEKKRKGEEEENGVGRERGMERRREEERSGETCGGGESGTQASERKRKRDDGDEEEDERRDAVWESSREKQNGEKGETSERERKREEEEEDEEEERGVDAEFRGRGPGQHHSAERNCSKTGDADNVEHGIKVETAAGRDGTLREPGGDKPELSPPVPVSFRISCKCTGALSRRFSTQELSRVIGAGLSRLLGWKADLKNPQLEVNVYLSDDHCLIGMPLTRLPLANRSYIQTTGLRSTVAWALGSLAQIQPGSCVVDPMCGVGTILIEAAQEHKDACFLGMDIDDGQLQRANENVAFADLRNRIHLLKASSIELPLPSASVDAVVSDLPFGRKFGTKTHMAANLPLILTEMERVLRVGGILVLLLSPQLSCLLKKLQTHPGTGPTPPQDTEPQAGLPDCPSPPLSSIQQETFQSHPGIKSTSTQETEPRTGLQRGLPPPLSSLKHQATHRVSLGAIDGLIHKYVKTET